The following proteins come from a genomic window of Nostoc sp. ATCC 53789:
- a CDS encoding ATP-binding protein, translating to MSKINLETFDLTQLPIAEDDNFEFKSSDTSHNELKKKLSCAVSGFANSGGGCFVGGVDGNGNADKGLPLKIGRQDLRDWVDQIISQVEPVPKYDLKLIQDPSGRGTIQTDSAVLLVVIYESYFAPHMAPDNHYYIRAGAHTVQAKHFIVDAIWAKRHFSKPRLTHLFRLKPEKEQAIQLGIVALTEAPAVDVKITISPPPQMMKSYEKLFPLKLSLIDRQNPFFFDVATFFQAEERFGKDIRLEVEYYDLSAKRYIYETPIEVVGSLPLITIGNDNPEKMVRTLEKIEKTLSGLRVSRESVVKPSLLLPKQSDIVLSSVEKLIPELLADIKNDLSEYPFIREFVILSNKWIYNSDPNNMVFSYYFEDHSYLRNKLRILENYGLIYEITYNDVYRFVISEELAAYLTRDSQLE from the coding sequence ATGTCTAAAATCAACCTCGAAACCTTTGACCTTACGCAACTTCCAATTGCAGAGGATGATAATTTTGAATTTAAGTCAAGTGATACTTCACACAATGAACTCAAGAAGAAACTAAGTTGTGCAGTGTCAGGCTTTGCGAATTCTGGAGGCGGTTGCTTTGTTGGTGGTGTTGACGGTAATGGTAACGCGGATAAGGGGTTGCCTCTGAAGATTGGGAGGCAGGATTTACGCGATTGGGTTGATCAAATAATCAGTCAAGTGGAGCCAGTTCCTAAGTATGACCTCAAGCTAATACAAGATCCATCTGGTAGAGGAACAATCCAAACTGATTCGGCAGTTTTGCTAGTTGTGATTTATGAGAGTTATTTTGCTCCACACATGGCTCCAGATAACCACTACTACATCCGAGCAGGTGCCCATACAGTTCAGGCTAAACACTTTATTGTTGATGCTATTTGGGCTAAACGGCACTTTTCAAAACCGCGATTAACTCATCTGTTTCGACTTAAACCAGAAAAAGAACAAGCTATTCAACTTGGTATTGTTGCTCTTACCGAAGCTCCAGCAGTCGATGTCAAGATTACAATCTCGCCTCCACCTCAAATGATGAAGAGCTATGAAAAACTTTTTCCGTTAAAACTATCTCTCATTGATCGCCAGAACCCTTTCTTTTTTGATGTAGCAACTTTTTTTCAAGCAGAAGAGCGATTTGGGAAAGATATTCGTCTTGAAGTAGAGTACTACGATCTTTCTGCAAAACGTTATATTTATGAAACACCAATTGAAGTTGTTGGCTCACTTCCACTAATTACCATCGGAAACGATAATCCTGAAAAAATGGTACGGACACTCGAAAAAATCGAGAAGACACTTTCAGGGTTAAGAGTTTCGCGTGAGAGTGTCGTTAAGCCCAGCCTTCTGTTGCCTAAACAATCAGACATTGTATTATCGTCCGTTGAGAAACTAATTCCAGAGCTTCTAGCAGATATAAAAAATGACTTGTCTGAATATCCATTTATCCGTGAATTTGTCATTTTAAGCAATAAATGGATTTACAATTCAGACCCTAATAATATGGTTTTCTCGTACTATTTTGAAGATCACTCTTATTTGAGAAACAAATTACGAATTCTAGAGAATTACGGACTGATTTACGAAATTACTTATAATGATGTTTATCGTTTTGTTATTTCAGAAGAGCTTGCTGCATATTTGACAAGGGACAGTCAACTAGAGTAA